In Streptomyces sclerotialus, one genomic interval encodes:
- a CDS encoding ATP-binding protein: protein MLDPLAAITEAFTSFLFGKVETTRLPVRTSTGQAQAVYLPTAAPGLGDSGVIIGREVYSGKGYIYDPFQLYGQQLPAPHWLVLGESGNGKSALEKTYVLRQLRFRDRQVVVLDAQGEDGVGEWNLIAEQLGITPIRLDPTAALNGGIRLNPLDPSITTTGQLALLRTIIEVAMGHGLDERSGFALKVAHAAVLNEVGSAKGNGTRTDRQPILTDIVEQLRHPKPESAEAMNVDLDDVRAWGLDVALVLDRLVDGDLRGMFDGPTTAGIDLDAPLIVFDLSHIDRNSIAMPILMAIVGVWLEHTWIRPDRKKRIFLVEEAWHIINSPFVAQLFQRLLKFGRRLGLSFVAVVHHLSDVVDGAAAREAAAILKMASTRTIYAQKADEARATGRVLGLPRWAVEIIPTLTPGIAVWDVNGNVQVVKHLITEAERPLVYTDRAMTESSVADASAQPTEEARALERAADAEAEARAEAMAMARQLSNESSETVA from the coding sequence ATGCTCGATCCGCTCGCCGCGATCACCGAGGCCTTCACCAGCTTCCTGTTCGGGAAGGTGGAGACGACCAGGCTGCCCGTACGGACCTCCACGGGGCAGGCCCAGGCCGTCTATCTGCCCACCGCCGCGCCAGGACTCGGCGACTCCGGCGTGATCATCGGCCGCGAGGTGTACAGCGGCAAGGGGTACATCTACGACCCCTTCCAGCTGTACGGCCAGCAGCTGCCGGCCCCGCACTGGCTCGTCCTCGGCGAGTCCGGCAACGGCAAGTCCGCACTGGAGAAGACGTACGTCCTGCGCCAGCTCCGCTTCCGCGACCGCCAGGTCGTGGTGCTCGACGCGCAGGGCGAGGACGGCGTCGGCGAGTGGAACCTCATCGCCGAACAGCTCGGTATAACCCCGATCCGGCTCGACCCCACGGCGGCGCTGAACGGCGGCATCCGCCTCAATCCCCTCGACCCGTCGATCACCACGACCGGCCAGCTGGCGCTGCTCCGCACGATCATCGAGGTGGCCATGGGCCACGGCCTCGACGAGCGCTCCGGCTTCGCGCTGAAGGTCGCGCACGCGGCAGTACTCAACGAGGTCGGCTCCGCCAAGGGCAACGGGACGCGCACCGACCGACAGCCGATCCTCACCGACATCGTCGAGCAACTGCGGCATCCGAAGCCGGAGTCGGCCGAGGCGATGAACGTCGACCTGGACGACGTACGGGCCTGGGGCCTGGACGTGGCCCTCGTGCTGGACCGCCTCGTCGACGGTGACCTCCGCGGCATGTTCGACGGCCCGACGACCGCGGGCATCGACCTCGACGCGCCGCTGATCGTCTTCGACCTCTCGCACATCGACCGCAACTCGATCGCGATGCCGATCCTGATGGCGATCGTCGGAGTCTGGCTGGAGCACACCTGGATCCGTCCCGACCGGAAGAAACGGATCTTCCTGGTCGAGGAGGCCTGGCACATCATCAACTCCCCGTTCGTCGCCCAGCTCTTCCAGCGCCTGCTGAAGTTCGGCCGACGCCTGGGCCTCTCCTTCGTCGCCGTGGTCCACCACCTCAGCGACGTGGTGGACGGCGCGGCGGCGCGGGAGGCGGCGGCCATCCTCAAGATGGCGTCGACCAGGACGATCTATGCCCAGAAGGCCGACGAGGCACGGGCCACGGGGCGGGTGCTGGGGCTCCCACGCTGGGCGGTGGAGATCATCCCCACCCTCACCCCCGGCATCGCGGTCTGGGACGTCAACGGCAACGTCCAGGTCGTCAAACACCTGATCACCGAGGCCGAGCGCCCGCTGGTCTACACGGACCGCGCCATGACCGAGTCCTCCGTCGCCGACGCCTCGGCGCAGCCCACGGAGGAGGCCCGCGCCCTGGAGCGCGCGGCGGACGCCGAGGCCGAAGCACGCGCCGAAGCCATGGCCATGGCCCGCCAGCTCAGCAACGAGTCGAGCGAGACGGTGGCCTGA
- a CDS encoding SCO6880 family protein has product MSTQSHPVTPRRTYLIGRARPNAVIGKNRETGEIALIIAGAFLGMMCGLLVPVLPLRIVTLTGFPMLALAAVYVPYRGRTFYKWFEINRSYKRMRRRGTTYRSGAPEAGISLDGREVEIGPPPGIGRINWLSAPFGPDEIAVLLHADRRTVTAAIEIEGPGVGLRDSEDQEALVDRFGTLLKHVANGDGFVTRLQMLARTLPADPDAHAKDVAQRGDQAAPQWLQDSYDQLQSMVSTSSEQHRAYLVACMHYNRELATEAETMARAARMHNGGPLRKRLDKDAGLAVVMARELTDICARLAEADIRVRQPLGQARLASLVHSMYDPDHPIDHIQAMSKRNAWPAELDAMEPTYLQAKTRESMTRAPWCHATAWVKEWPLTPVGVNFLAPLLVHTPDVIRTVAVTMDLEPTEVAIERMLTEKTNDDAEASRAAKMNRVVDPRDVAHHGRVDQRGEDLASGAAGVNLVGYITVSSRSPEALARDKRTIRASAGKSYLKLEWCDREHHRAFVNTLPFATGIRR; this is encoded by the coding sequence TTGAGCACCCAGTCCCACCCGGTCACGCCCCGACGCACATATCTCATCGGCCGCGCCCGCCCCAACGCCGTCATCGGCAAGAACCGCGAGACGGGCGAGATCGCCCTGATCATCGCGGGCGCGTTCCTCGGCATGATGTGCGGCCTGCTGGTGCCCGTCCTGCCACTGCGCATCGTGACGCTCACCGGCTTCCCGATGCTGGCCCTGGCCGCCGTGTACGTCCCGTACCGCGGCCGGACGTTCTACAAGTGGTTCGAGATCAACCGCAGCTACAAGCGGATGCGGCGGCGCGGCACGACGTACCGCTCCGGCGCGCCCGAAGCCGGCATCAGCCTGGACGGCCGTGAGGTCGAGATCGGCCCGCCGCCCGGCATCGGCCGTATCAACTGGCTCTCCGCGCCCTTCGGTCCGGACGAGATCGCCGTCCTGCTGCACGCCGACCGCCGTACGGTCACCGCGGCCATAGAGATCGAGGGTCCGGGCGTCGGCCTGCGCGACAGCGAGGACCAGGAGGCGCTCGTCGACCGCTTCGGGACGCTGCTCAAGCACGTCGCGAACGGCGACGGTTTCGTGACGCGCCTGCAGATGCTGGCCCGTACGCTCCCCGCCGACCCGGACGCGCACGCCAAGGACGTCGCCCAGCGCGGCGACCAGGCCGCCCCCCAGTGGCTGCAGGACTCCTACGACCAGCTGCAGTCGATGGTCTCCACCTCCTCCGAGCAGCACCGCGCCTACCTCGTCGCCTGCATGCACTACAACCGTGAGCTGGCCACCGAGGCCGAGACCATGGCCCGCGCGGCGCGCATGCACAACGGCGGACCGCTGCGGAAGCGCCTGGACAAGGACGCGGGTCTGGCCGTGGTCATGGCCCGCGAGCTGACCGACATCTGCGCCCGGCTCGCCGAGGCCGACATCCGCGTACGCCAGCCCCTCGGCCAGGCCCGCCTCGCCTCCCTCGTGCACTCCATGTACGACCCGGACCACCCCATCGACCACATCCAGGCGATGAGCAAGCGCAACGCCTGGCCGGCCGAGCTGGACGCGATGGAGCCCACCTACCTCCAGGCCAAGACGCGCGAGTCGATGACCCGCGCCCCGTGGTGCCACGCCACCGCGTGGGTCAAGGAGTGGCCGCTGACCCCGGTCGGCGTCAACTTCCTGGCCCCGCTGCTCGTCCACACCCCCGACGTCATCCGCACGGTCGCCGTCACCATGGACCTGGAGCCGACCGAGGTGGCGATCGAGCGCATGCTGACCGAGAAGACCAACGACGACGCGGAAGCCAGCCGCGCCGCCAAGATGAACCGCGTGGTGGACCCGCGCGACGTCGCCCACCACGGCCGCGTCGACCAGCGCGGCGAGGACCTGGCGTCCGGCGCGGCAGGGGTGAACCTCGTCGGTTACATCACCGTCTCGTCCCGCTCCCCCGAGGCGCTGGCCCGTGACAAGCGGACCATCCGCGCCTCGGCCGGCAAGTCCTACCTCAAGCTGGAGTGGTGCGACCGCGAGCACCACAGGGCCTTCGTCAACACGCTTCCGTTCGCGACCGGGATCCGCCGCTAA